Proteins encoded in a region of the Paenibacillus pedocola genome:
- a CDS encoding glycosyltransferase, translating into MKIAIAHDYLIQMGGAERVVEVFHHMYPDAPIFTTVFNGSRLTDNLKDADIRASWLQKIPGVKTNFKGVLPLYPMAIRDLDFRGYDIVLSSSSAFMKSIQVPESTFHLCYCHTPMRFAWDYDTYMERQSNSGLFKRLLKVYMQRLKSWDQRTSKNVNQFVANSSVVKKRIQNYYHRDADVIFPPINTARFTSSSSIGDYYLIVSRLVSYKRIDLAVEAFNRNGLKLYIVGDGPDRKRLEGMAKDNVSFLGRLDDGEVTGLMSQCRAFIFPGEEDFGITPLEANAAGRPVIAYQAGGALDTIVPYVNGVFFQNQEVDDLLKAIHEVESYPWDIGQIMGHARKFDEQAFMVQFKQYVEQAYINFLKGG; encoded by the coding sequence ATGAAAATTGCGATAGCGCACGATTACTTAATCCAAATGGGCGGGGCGGAAAGAGTAGTGGAAGTTTTCCACCACATGTATCCGGATGCTCCGATCTTCACGACGGTTTTTAACGGAAGCCGCCTAACCGACAACCTCAAAGATGCGGATATCCGGGCCTCCTGGCTGCAAAAAATTCCGGGAGTGAAGACCAATTTCAAAGGGGTGCTGCCGCTTTATCCCATGGCCATCCGAGATCTGGACTTTCGCGGATATGATATTGTCCTGAGTTCCAGCAGTGCTTTTATGAAAAGCATTCAGGTGCCCGAATCGACGTTTCATCTATGCTACTGCCATACGCCAATGCGCTTCGCCTGGGATTATGACACTTACATGGAGCGGCAATCGAACTCCGGACTGTTCAAAAGACTGCTGAAGGTCTACATGCAGCGGCTCAAGTCCTGGGACCAGCGGACATCCAAAAATGTGAACCAGTTCGTAGCCAACTCTTCCGTAGTGAAGAAGCGGATTCAGAACTATTATCACCGCGATGCCGATGTGATTTTCCCGCCGATCAACACCGCCCGGTTCACCAGCTCGAGTTCCATCGGCGATTATTACCTGATCGTCTCCCGGCTTGTTTCCTACAAGCGGATCGATCTCGCCGTGGAAGCCTTCAACCGCAATGGTCTTAAGCTCTATATCGTCGGTGACGGACCGGACCGCAAAAGGCTGGAGGGCATGGCCAAAGACAATGTATCCTTCCTCGGACGGCTGGATGATGGAGAGGTAACAGGCCTGATGTCACAGTGCCGGGCATTTATTTTTCCGGGAGAAGAGGATTTCGGTATTACGCCGCTGGAGGCGAATGCCGCAGGCAGACCGGTCATCGCTTATCAGGCCGGAGGCGCGCTGGACACCATCGTGCCATACGTCAACGGTGTGTTTTTTCAGAACCAGGAAGTTGACGATTTACTGAAGGCCATCCACGAAGTGGAATCCTACCCATGGGATATCGGCCAAATCATGGGCCACGCCCGCAAATTCGACGAACAGGCGTTTATGGTGCAGTTCAAGCAATATGTAGAGCAAGCCTACATTAATTTCCTAAAAGGAGGATGA